One Tamlana carrageenivorans genomic region harbors:
- a CDS encoding DUF4251 domain-containing protein, translating to MKINFPKSVLAIFAVFLMACGSNKTPATEAELDRLAAIVKNKDFKIVSDWAYPTTTMAMQQAARLLPPGNQGGSVNLIGNSNFLTISGDSITSYLPYFGERQMGGSYGGDDSVIAFKGLMKNYNVTQKKDSSYDISFEAQSKSENFQVNITLFPNLKSEMILRGNKRTAIRYSSLVQNKTASD from the coding sequence ATGAAAATCAACTTTCCTAAATCCGTTCTAGCCATTTTTGCAGTATTTCTCATGGCTTGTGGTTCGAATAAAACCCCAGCAACTGAAGCTGAATTAGATCGACTAGCAGCTATAGTTAAAAATAAGGATTTCAAGATTGTTTCGGATTGGGCTTATCCAACTACCACCATGGCCATGCAACAAGCCGCTCGATTATTACCTCCGGGGAATCAGGGAGGATCTGTGAATTTAATTGGAAACAGCAATTTTCTAACCATTTCTGGAGATAGTATCACATCTTATTTACCTTATTTTGGAGAGCGACAAATGGGAGGAAGTTATGGAGGAGACGATAGCGTCATTGCTTTTAAAGGCCTTATGAAAAATTATAATGTCACTCAAAAAAAGGACTCCAGTTATGATATTTCATTTGAAGCACAAAGTAAATCTGAAAATTTTCAGGTAAATATTACTTTATTTCCAAATTTAAAATCTGAAATGATTTTAAGAGGAAATAAAAGAACAGCTATACGTTATTCTAGTTTGGTTCAAAACAAAACAGCATCCGACTAA
- a CDS encoding DUF1853 family protein — protein MSFMKNQLQLQYQGFINTPLLWKNSDVMGLHQLLLPEQHVSQFTTLEQPNIRLGKRVEQFVFFELSTFNNIKILLKNTQIQNNKQTIGEIDCILQLDQTFIHLEIVYKFYLYDPNHGHTEIEHWIGPNRKDTLLKKITKLKNKQLPLLYNQHTQKVLKPLQLQSASIKQQVYFKAQLFLPFEDVDVPFKILNKACVSGFYMHYTRIDELQHCKFFMPDKIDLLQETQNQVDWCSYSTFCDKIAPIIEQKTAPLCWVKFPKGRIQKCFIVWWP, from the coding sequence ATGAGTTTTATGAAAAATCAATTACAACTTCAATATCAAGGATTTATAAACACACCTTTACTCTGGAAGAATTCAGATGTAATGGGATTACATCAGTTATTACTCCCAGAGCAACATGTGTCACAATTTACGACGCTTGAGCAACCAAATATACGTTTAGGAAAACGTGTAGAGCAGTTTGTTTTCTTTGAATTATCAACCTTTAACAATATCAAAATACTTTTAAAAAACACTCAAATTCAAAACAACAAACAAACTATAGGTGAAATAGATTGTATTTTACAGTTAGACCAAACCTTTATTCATCTTGAAATTGTGTATAAATTTTACTTGTATGATCCTAACCATGGCCACACAGAAATCGAACACTGGATTGGTCCCAACCGAAAGGATACTCTACTTAAAAAAATAACAAAACTTAAGAACAAACAACTTCCTTTACTTTATAATCAACATACACAAAAAGTATTAAAACCGCTGCAACTACAATCCGCAAGCATCAAACAGCAGGTTTATTTTAAAGCTCAATTATTCCTTCCTTTTGAAGATGTTGATGTCCCATTTAAAATCCTTAACAAGGCATGTGTTAGTGGGTTCTATATGCATTATACAAGAATCGATGAATTACAACACTGTAAGTTTTTTATGCCCGACAAAATCGATTTGCTACAAGAAACCCAAAATCAAGTCGATTGGTGTTCTTATTCAACTTTTTGTGATAAAATAGCACCGATTATTGAACAAAAAACGGCACCTCTTTGTTGGGTTAAATTTCCAAAAGGCAGAATTCAAAAATGTTTTATTGTCTGGTGGCCATAA
- a CDS encoding metal-dependent hydrolase, whose protein sequence is MDSLTQIVLGAAVGEVVLGRKIGNKAMLYGAIAGTIPDLDVLASHFTDTVTALEIHRGFTHSIVFSVLFAPIFGWIVSRYEKYKNFKGWSWLFFWAFITHPLLDAHTTWGTQLFWPFDLRLAFKSIFVVDPLYTLPFLICLALAMFQHKTSPKRRLYNRWGLILSSAYLVISMILKGLAYMKFENALDAQQTIYTDIDTRPAPLTTLLWTANVDTKDAYLVGYYSFCDKKPITFYKYPKHHEYLGDLRNNDKVKRMIHISKGWYTITKKNDKLYFNDLRFGTIGIKPDNNQFVFQYEIQVLENGEVRFIETPKDGRDAKNLMADLWLRIRGN, encoded by the coding sequence ATGGATTCTCTTACCCAAATCGTTTTAGGTGCCGCTGTTGGTGAAGTTGTGTTAGGTAGAAAAATTGGCAATAAAGCTATGTTATATGGCGCTATTGCAGGTACTATTCCAGATTTGGATGTCCTAGCAAGTCATTTTACCGATACGGTTACAGCTCTGGAAATTCATCGCGGATTTACGCATTCTATAGTTTTTTCGGTTTTATTTGCGCCTATTTTTGGTTGGATTGTTTCACGGTATGAGAAATATAAAAATTTTAAGGGGTGGTCTTGGCTGTTTTTCTGGGCCTTTATTACGCACCCCTTATTAGATGCCCATACCACTTGGGGCACTCAATTGTTTTGGCCCTTTGATTTACGACTTGCTTTTAAATCCATTTTTGTAGTCGATCCTCTGTATACCTTACCTTTTTTAATCTGTTTAGCACTAGCGATGTTCCAACATAAAACATCGCCCAAAAGACGCCTTTATAACCGTTGGGGACTAATTTTGAGTAGTGCTTATTTGGTTATTAGTATGATTCTGAAAGGTTTGGCGTATATGAAATTTGAAAATGCATTAGATGCTCAACAAACTATATATACTGATATAGACACACGCCCAGCTCCACTTACAACTCTGTTATGGACAGCCAATGTTGACACCAAAGATGCATATTTGGTTGGGTATTATTCTTTTTGTGATAAAAAGCCCATAACGTTTTATAAGTACCCTAAACATCATGAATACTTGGGCGATTTGAGAAATAACGACAAAGTAAAACGTATGATTCATATCTCGAAAGGCTGGTACACTATTACAAAGAAGAATGATAAACTATATTTTAACGACCTACGTTTTGGAACCATAGGAATTAAACCTGATAACAATCAGTTTGTTTTTCAATATGAAATTCAAGTTTTGGAAAACGGAGAAGTCCGTTTTATAGAAACTCCAAAAGATGGTAGAGATGCTAAAAACCTCATGGCGGATTTATGGCTTCGTATCAGAGGAAATTAA